The Cupriavidus necator N-1 DNA window AACGCGGCCAGCTGGTCGAATTTCTCGGCCCAGATGCCGGCGATCAGGCCCAGCGTGCCGAGGATGCCCGCACCCAGCAGCGCAAAGACGAGGATCCAGGCCACATAGGCAAAATGCAGGTTGGCAAACCACGCCGTCACCAGCAGCACGCCCAGGCCCACGGTCAGCCCGCGGATCACCGAGGCCACCACGTAGGCGCCGAACATTTCCCAGTGCGACAAGGGCGGCAGCAGCACGAACACCAGGTTGCCGGTGATCTTGGACTGGATCAGCGATGACGAGCTGTTGGCAAACGCGTTCTGCAGCACGCTCATCATCACCAGGCCGGGCACCAGGAAGGCGGTGTAGCTGATCTGGTCATAGACCTTGACCCGGTCTTCCAGCACATGGCCGAAGATCAGCAGGTACAGCACCGCGGTCAGCACCGGCGCGGCCACGGTCTGGAAGCTGACCTTCCAGAAACGCAGCACTTCCTTGTACAGCAGGGTGCGGAAACCCACCAGGCCGCCCACGGCCATCGGCCCAAGGCCGGTGTCGTCCAGGACCTCGATATCGCTAGGCTGCTTCATGCCACGGCCTCCATCGCCGGATCGGGCAACGCACCGGGCATATGCCCCTCGCGGCGCATGATCTGCACAAATACGTCCTCGAGGTCGGCCTTGTTGATTTCCATG harbors:
- a CDS encoding ABC transporter permease, which gives rise to MKQPSDIEVLDDTGLGPMAVGGLVGFRTLLYKEVLRFWKVSFQTVAAPVLTAVLYLLIFGHVLEDRVKVYDQISYTAFLVPGLVMMSVLQNAFANSSSSLIQSKITGNLVFVLLPPLSHWEMFGAYVVASVIRGLTVGLGVLLVTAWFANLHFAYVAWILVFALLGAGILGTLGLIAGIWAEKFDQLAAFQNFLIMPATFLSGVFYSIHSLPAFWQAVSHANPFFYMIDGFRYGFFGVSDVSPLFSLAVVGSAFVVLAALALRLLKSGYKLRH